A section of the Aminiphilus circumscriptus DSM 16581 genome encodes:
- a CDS encoding TRAP transporter large permease codes for MDKLLADPAFWMLLLFLAPLLLRVPVAVSLGGAALAVCVHWNLGYQMVSYNFFAGIAKFPLLAIPFFILAGVIMEKAGIAERIIDLIDELVGSATGGLALATVGVATFWGAVSGSGPATVAALGLILIPGMAAAGYDKPFATAVVSVASGLAIVIPPSIAFIVYGDIMQQSVGALFAAGVLPGIVVALFLMGAVYLISRRRNYRGKPRTSTAALWRAFVRSLWGLFTPVIILGGIYGGIFTPTEAASVAVFYGLFVGVFIYRTITFRTLYEILSATVLSTAVVMLVVTCAGLFSWVGSAVGLIDKAANLLLGVSSSPLVVLLMINLILLFAGMLLDAISIFYVFLPILMPIIAHFGWDPVWFGVVMTINLAIGQVTPPVAVNLYVGANISGLTMEELTPPALPLIAASALALAVVSLIPSLSTWLPSVLGLHGSP; via the coding sequence ATGGACAAACTTCTCGCCGATCCGGCCTTCTGGATGCTCCTTCTCTTCCTCGCGCCGCTCCTCCTGCGCGTTCCCGTGGCGGTGAGCCTGGGCGGCGCGGCCCTCGCGGTGTGCGTGCACTGGAACCTGGGGTATCAGATGGTGTCCTACAACTTCTTCGCCGGGATCGCCAAGTTTCCCCTCCTGGCCATTCCCTTCTTCATCCTCGCCGGGGTCATCATGGAGAAGGCGGGCATCGCGGAACGCATCATCGACCTCATCGACGAGCTCGTGGGCTCCGCCACGGGAGGACTCGCCCTCGCCACGGTGGGGGTGGCCACCTTCTGGGGCGCCGTGAGCGGGTCCGGCCCCGCCACAGTGGCGGCCCTGGGGCTCATCCTCATTCCCGGCATGGCCGCGGCGGGATACGACAAACCCTTCGCCACGGCGGTGGTCTCCGTGGCCTCGGGCCTGGCCATCGTCATTCCTCCGAGCATCGCCTTCATCGTCTACGGAGACATCATGCAGCAGTCCGTGGGGGCGCTCTTCGCGGCGGGCGTGCTGCCGGGCATCGTGGTGGCCCTCTTCCTCATGGGAGCGGTCTATCTCATCTCGCGGCGCCGAAACTACCGGGGCAAACCCAGGACCTCCACCGCCGCCCTGTGGCGGGCCTTCGTCCGTTCCCTCTGGGGGCTCTTCACTCCGGTCATCATCCTCGGCGGGATCTACGGGGGGATCTTCACCCCCACCGAGGCCGCCTCGGTGGCCGTCTTCTACGGGCTTTTCGTGGGGGTCTTCATCTATCGGACCATCACGTTCCGGACGCTCTACGAGATCCTGAGCGCCACGGTGCTCTCCACCGCGGTGGTCATGCTCGTGGTGACCTGCGCGGGACTCTTCTCCTGGGTGGGTTCCGCCGTGGGACTCATCGACAAGGCGGCGAATCTTCTGCTGGGGGTTTCCTCCTCGCCGCTGGTGGTTCTCCTGATGATCAACCTCATTCTTCTCTTCGCGGGAATGCTTCTGGACGCCATCTCCATCTTCTACGTCTTTCTTCCCATCCTCATGCCCATCATCGCCCACTTCGGCTGGGATCCCGTGTGGTTCGGCGTGGTCATGACCATCAACCTCGCCATCGGACAGGTGACACCCCCCGTGGCGGTGAACCTCTACGTGGGAGCCAACATCAGCGGCCTCACCATGGAGGAACTCACGCCTCCGGCCCTTCCGCTCATCGCGGCCTCCGCCCTGGCCCTGGCGGTGGTGTCCCTGATCCCCTCCTTGAGCACCTGGCTTCCCTCAGTACTGGGGCTCCATGGGTCGCCCTGA
- a CDS encoding sensor domain-containing diguanylate cyclase produces the protein MESELHRTTDLYKKTLDCLYDGVYVTDTRRIVIYWNHAAERLTGYTAAEVTGHRCADNILVHVDDQGTCLCENSCPLAETLLDGKMREADVFLHHKEGHRVPVSIRVSPITDARGVVVGAVEVFSDNSEKLVALEMAGIFQEMSFADDLTCAGNRRFSEISLLAKIDEMQEKGWLFGACLLGVDNLGAINEKYGPETGDRALQVVARTVKGSLRAFDFIGRWGGGNFLLLFANVRAEEDLVRLAERCRVLVQASHFLSPGGEWVYPTACLGATLSLPGDTMERLTERLFKALAATKKTAGRNSVVLL, from the coding sequence GTGGAGAGCGAACTGCACCGGACCACCGATCTCTACAAGAAGACCCTTGACTGCCTCTACGACGGCGTCTACGTGACGGACACCCGGCGGATCGTCATCTACTGGAACCATGCGGCGGAACGGCTCACGGGCTACACTGCGGCGGAGGTCACGGGACACCGCTGCGCGGACAACATCCTCGTCCACGTGGACGACCAGGGGACATGCCTCTGCGAGAATTCATGCCCGCTGGCGGAGACACTCCTGGACGGGAAGATGCGCGAGGCGGATGTCTTTCTCCATCACAAGGAGGGGCATCGGGTTCCCGTGTCCATCCGCGTCTCGCCCATCACCGACGCACGGGGCGTCGTGGTGGGAGCCGTGGAGGTGTTCAGCGACAACAGCGAGAAGCTCGTCGCTCTGGAAATGGCGGGGATTTTCCAAGAGATGTCTTTCGCAGACGACCTCACCTGCGCGGGCAACCGGCGCTTTTCGGAGATCTCCCTTCTGGCGAAGATCGATGAGATGCAGGAGAAGGGGTGGCTCTTCGGCGCATGTCTTCTGGGCGTGGACAACCTGGGGGCAATCAACGAAAAATACGGCCCGGAAACGGGAGACCGGGCGCTCCAGGTGGTGGCCCGGACGGTGAAGGGAAGTCTCCGCGCCTTCGATTTCATCGGGCGCTGGGGGGGCGGGAATTTTCTGCTGCTCTTCGCCAACGTGCGCGCCGAGGAAGATCTGGTCCGCCTCGCGGAGCGCTGCCGCGTCCTCGTCCAGGCCTCCCACTTCCTCTCGCCGGGAGGCGAGTGGGTCTATCCCACGGCCTGCCTCGGCGCCACCCTCTCCCTTCCCGGAGACACGATGGAGCGTCTCACGGAGCGCCTCTTCAAGGCCCTCGCGGCAACAAAAAAGACTGCGGGACGGAACTCCGTGGTCCTGCTCTAA
- a CDS encoding ABC transporter substrate-binding protein, which produces MAAGRFFSGRAILLPFLLLSLSLLAGIFLSACEAGSPQEPDPRAPGPDALSVRLLLQWSHQAQFAGIYMAFEKGFYLRRGLDVRILGGGPGKSVPEALRRGEAEFGTMFLTAALEALDKGTPLVHTAQIVNGSSLLLVGRANRGIRTPEDLRGLRVSFWGDAFHGAYLAFFRSLGVTVREVLQNWSVNLFLRGVVDACAAMDYNEYHMLLQAGMEPGDLSLFRLGDYGFGFPEDGLYCLASYREANPRVCRDLVEATLEGWRYAAAHPEEALDVVMRYVREAHVPTNRAHMAWMFRNILPDIVPSEGAEVPWRPGVLSREDFERTRDVLLQEKVIRRNVSYEEFTEGASPRVP; this is translated from the coding sequence ATGGCGGCGGGACGGTTTTTTTCGGGTAGGGCGATTCTCCTCCCGTTTCTTCTGCTCTCGCTGTCGCTCCTGGCGGGAATTTTCCTGAGCGCCTGCGAAGCGGGCTCTCCGCAGGAGCCGGACCCCCGCGCACCGGGACCGGATGCGCTGTCCGTGCGACTCCTGCTCCAGTGGAGCCACCAGGCTCAGTTCGCGGGGATCTACATGGCCTTCGAAAAGGGATTCTACCTCCGTCGGGGGCTGGACGTGCGGATTCTCGGAGGCGGGCCCGGAAAGAGCGTGCCCGAGGCGCTCCGCCGGGGTGAGGCGGAGTTCGGTACCATGTTCCTCACCGCGGCGCTGGAGGCGCTGGACAAGGGCACGCCGCTCGTGCACACGGCCCAGATCGTGAACGGCTCCTCCCTGCTTTTGGTCGGACGGGCGAACCGGGGCATCCGGACTCCCGAGGATCTGAGGGGACTTCGGGTCTCTTTCTGGGGCGACGCCTTTCACGGAGCCTATCTGGCCTTTTTCCGCTCCCTCGGGGTGACGGTTCGGGAGGTTCTGCAGAACTGGTCGGTGAACCTCTTTCTCCGGGGTGTCGTGGATGCCTGTGCCGCCATGGACTACAACGAATACCACATGCTCCTCCAGGCGGGCATGGAGCCGGGCGATCTCTCTCTGTTCCGCCTGGGCGACTACGGTTTCGGCTTTCCCGAGGACGGCCTGTACTGTCTCGCCTCCTACCGGGAGGCGAACCCCCGGGTCTGCCGGGATCTCGTCGAGGCCACCCTCGAAGGATGGCGTTATGCGGCGGCGCATCCCGAGGAGGCGCTGGACGTGGTGATGCGCTATGTCCGGGAGGCCCACGTACCCACCAACCGGGCCCACATGGCGTGGATGTTCCGCAACATTCTTCCGGACATCGTGCCTTCCGAGGGCGCGGAGGTTCCCTGGCGTCCGGGGGTTCTCTCTCGAGAGGATTTCGAGCGGACCCGGGACGTACTGCTCCAGGAGAAGGTTATCCGAAGGAACGTTTCTTACGAAGAGTTTACGGAAGGAGCGTCGCCCCGTGTTCCCTAG
- a CDS encoding DctP family TRAP transporter solute-binding subunit, whose product MRKGMALLLTALLLAALVVPATAAYKDEYKLDVVPGPTTAWGLGAQYFADIVKDKTEGRIVIKPYFGSQLSAGKQTSAFLLLRNGAIDFALQSTINWSPQVKELNLPALPFFLAGSGKDRFKAMDAVKAGKAGKMMIDAVENKGVKFLGWGENGFRELTNSKKPVAAPSDMDGLKIRVVGSPIYIDTFKALGANPVNMNWAEATTAFQQGVVDGQENPMGILIPSKIYDYHKYITEWHYVIDPLLFAVNPDVWKSFSPEDQAILMECIGLASRYQTALARVGLDDGSALAVLQEMGMVPEIVDPYKALTEKGMEVTFLSEEQMAAFREKTQPVFEKWAKEIGEELVKAAQEDIASVQ is encoded by the coding sequence ATGCGTAAAGGAATGGCACTGCTCCTGACGGCATTGCTCCTGGCGGCACTGGTCGTCCCCGCGACGGCGGCCTACAAGGACGAGTACAAGCTGGACGTCGTTCCCGGTCCCACCACCGCGTGGGGCCTGGGTGCCCAGTACTTCGCGGACATCGTGAAGGACAAGACCGAGGGACGCATCGTCATCAAGCCCTACTTCGGCTCCCAGCTTTCGGCGGGAAAACAGACCTCGGCCTTTCTCCTCCTCCGGAACGGGGCCATCGACTTCGCCCTCCAGTCCACCATCAACTGGTCGCCCCAGGTGAAGGAACTCAATCTCCCCGCGCTTCCCTTCTTTCTCGCCGGCTCCGGAAAGGACCGCTTCAAGGCCATGGACGCCGTCAAGGCGGGCAAGGCGGGCAAGATGATGATCGACGCGGTGGAGAACAAGGGCGTGAAATTCCTCGGCTGGGGAGAGAACGGTTTCCGGGAGCTCACCAACAGCAAGAAGCCCGTGGCGGCCCCCTCGGATATGGACGGACTCAAGATCCGCGTCGTGGGCAGCCCCATCTACATCGACACGTTCAAGGCCCTCGGGGCCAATCCGGTGAACATGAACTGGGCCGAGGCGACCACGGCATTCCAGCAGGGCGTGGTGGACGGGCAGGAGAACCCCATGGGCATCCTCATTCCCTCCAAGATCTACGACTACCACAAGTACATCACGGAGTGGCACTACGTGATCGATCCGCTCCTCTTCGCGGTGAATCCCGACGTGTGGAAGAGCTTCTCCCCCGAGGACCAGGCCATCCTGATGGAGTGCATCGGCCTCGCCTCCAGATACCAGACCGCCCTCGCCCGGGTCGGGTTGGACGACGGCAGCGCCCTCGCGGTTCTCCAGGAGATGGGCATGGTTCCGGAAATCGTGGATCCCTACAAGGCGCTCACCGAGAAGGGCATGGAAGTGACGTTCCTCTCGGAGGAGCAGATGGCGGCGTTCCGCGAGAAGACGCAGCCGGTCTTCGAGAAGTGGGCCAAGGAAATCGGCGAGGAGCTGGTGAAGGCCGCCCAGGAGGACATCGCCTCCGTGCAGTGA
- a CDS encoding SpoIIE family protein phosphatase, whose amino-acid sequence MFPRRSIAGRLVLLLGIGVGCILAAVVGYGWRASRDLLEAETKERILAVAAATVARIDAVTSGVEKVVRETVLLMDRFSLTAEEKAMLLEDKLRLHGELFGMAASLGSTAIPGAVPYVYRGPGGLVRTDLASGAYPMQIMDWYTIPRELLRSVWSEPYFDEGGGNAVMATYSVPLVKELAFAGIVTGDISLEWLTELLGTLPLGSGYAFLLSRNGTFISHPVRDFIMNETVFSIAETLGEPSLRELGKHMVRGGSGFVPFRDFSKKDRDATPSHWLAFLPVPSTGWSLGIVLGKEDVLAPVAALSSIQLGLGGAGFLLMLGLVLFVARTITDPLKRLEGIAGKIARGDLDVPVPDLSGGDEVASLAESFARMQADLRSYLAKLAATTAAKERIESELRIAHTIQMELVPKTFPPFPDRKEFDIFALLDPAREVGGDFYDFFFLDETHFCFVVGDVSGKGIPAALFMAVTRTFMKAIAKNASAPGEILARLNDALAEQNESCMFVTLFCAVADLSTGECAFANGGHNLPLLLRRGMAPERLPRLAGCLLGAMEGRHFEEGHLRLGRGDRLFLYTDGVSEAMNEAGRSIRRRVSKRSLPGVRPQTTGLRTSVRSPRRSAPRWTASPPGRSRRTT is encoded by the coding sequence GTGTTCCCTAGGCGGAGCATTGCCGGGCGTCTCGTGCTCCTCCTCGGAATCGGGGTCGGGTGCATTCTCGCCGCCGTGGTAGGGTACGGCTGGCGCGCCTCCCGGGATCTTCTCGAGGCGGAGACGAAGGAGCGCATTCTCGCCGTCGCCGCCGCCACAGTGGCCCGTATCGACGCCGTGACCTCCGGGGTGGAGAAGGTGGTGCGGGAGACGGTGCTCCTGATGGACCGCTTTTCTCTCACCGCCGAGGAAAAGGCGATGCTTCTGGAGGACAAGCTCCGCCTTCACGGCGAGCTTTTCGGCATGGCCGCGAGCCTTGGGAGCACGGCGATCCCCGGAGCGGTGCCCTACGTGTACCGGGGACCCGGGGGGCTCGTCCGGACGGATCTGGCGAGCGGCGCCTACCCCATGCAGATCATGGACTGGTACACCATTCCCAGGGAACTGCTCCGTTCCGTCTGGAGCGAGCCCTACTTCGACGAGGGCGGCGGCAACGCCGTCATGGCCACCTATTCCGTTCCCCTGGTGAAGGAGCTTGCCTTTGCGGGGATCGTCACGGGGGACATCTCCCTGGAGTGGCTCACGGAGCTTTTGGGCACCCTTCCGCTCGGCAGCGGCTATGCCTTTCTTCTCTCCCGCAACGGCACCTTCATCAGCCATCCCGTCCGGGACTTCATCATGAACGAGACGGTCTTCAGCATCGCCGAGACCCTTGGGGAACCTTCGCTCCGCGAGCTGGGGAAACACATGGTCCGGGGCGGATCCGGTTTCGTTCCCTTCAGGGATTTCTCGAAAAAGGACAGGGACGCAACACCGTCCCACTGGCTGGCCTTTCTTCCCGTCCCCTCCACCGGGTGGAGTCTGGGCATCGTCCTGGGAAAGGAGGACGTGCTGGCTCCCGTGGCAGCCCTGAGCAGCATCCAGCTCGGCCTCGGCGGCGCGGGATTTCTGCTCATGCTCGGACTGGTGCTCTTCGTGGCCCGGACCATCACGGACCCCCTCAAGCGTCTGGAGGGCATCGCGGGAAAGATCGCCCGGGGCGACCTGGATGTTCCCGTTCCCGATCTCTCCGGCGGAGACGAGGTGGCCTCCCTGGCGGAAAGTTTCGCCCGCATGCAGGCGGATCTCCGGAGCTATCTGGCGAAGCTGGCCGCCACCACCGCCGCGAAGGAGCGCATCGAGAGCGAACTCCGCATCGCCCACACCATCCAGATGGAACTGGTTCCCAAGACCTTTCCTCCCTTTCCCGACCGGAAGGAGTTCGACATCTTCGCCCTGCTCGACCCCGCCCGGGAGGTGGGGGGCGATTTCTACGACTTCTTCTTTCTCGATGAGACGCACTTCTGCTTCGTCGTGGGGGACGTGTCCGGCAAGGGAATTCCCGCGGCGCTCTTCATGGCGGTGACGCGCACCTTCATGAAGGCCATCGCGAAAAACGCCTCCGCCCCAGGGGAAATCCTGGCCCGACTGAACGACGCCCTGGCGGAGCAGAACGAGTCGTGCATGTTCGTCACACTCTTCTGCGCCGTGGCGGATCTGTCCACGGGGGAGTGCGCCTTCGCGAACGGGGGGCACAACCTTCCTCTTCTGCTCCGGAGGGGAATGGCGCCGGAGCGTCTTCCCCGTCTCGCGGGGTGTCTGTTGGGAGCCATGGAGGGACGGCATTTCGAGGAAGGACACCTTCGCCTCGGCCGGGGAGATCGTCTGTTTCTCTACACGGACGGCGTCTCCGAGGCCATGAACGAAGCGGGGCGTTCTATTCGGAGGCGCGTCTCGAAGCGGAGCTTGCCCGGTGTGCGGCCGCAGACGACCGGTTTGCGAACGTCCGTTCGCTCGCCACGGAGATCCGCACCACGGTGGACCGCTTCGCCGCCGGGGCGGAGCAGGCGGACGACGTGA
- a CDS encoding STAS domain-containing protein, with amino-acid sequence MQISIREEKGYAVVAVGGRLDALTAPEFETRGVEWLLAGHIRLVMDFSSLEYVSSAGLRSVLVVLKKAKSVGGSVVLFGLSGVVKEVFAISGFDSLLPVAENEAAAALVAGA; translated from the coding sequence GTGCAGATATCGATTCGCGAGGAAAAAGGCTACGCGGTGGTTGCCGTGGGCGGAAGGCTCGACGCGCTGACGGCACCGGAGTTCGAGACCCGCGGCGTCGAGTGGCTCCTGGCCGGGCACATTCGCCTCGTGATGGATTTCTCGTCCCTGGAGTACGTGAGCAGCGCGGGGCTGCGGAGCGTCCTCGTGGTGCTCAAGAAGGCGAAGAGTGTCGGCGGCTCGGTGGTGCTCTTCGGCCTTTCCGGGGTGGTGAAGGAGGTTTTCGCCATTTCCGGCTTCGATTCGCTGCTTCCCGTCGCGGAGAACGAGGCCGCCGCAGCGCTCGTGGCGGGCGCGTGA
- a CDS encoding DUF4118 domain-containing protein: MEDVKIPRALQGWMAAFSEGGSRSADAAAKRRAYGTSLLLVVAVTLLGIPVRWFIAPTNLVMLYLAVVVWSALFLGRGPSVLASVLSVLAFDFFMVPPFYTFVVNDSEYIITFAGLLSVGLVISSLTSRVREQARAALARERQAQALFELSRDLSAAGDAAAAERAVLAHVRAVFGVSAVLSFGNGASPSPGGNAETTGAAPQERAEGGTILSVPLGEPGTLRGILAVCQDPEHPFDPARRRLLEAFAIQADMALERIRLSGDARDLELLRAREKMQSALLSSISHELRTPLSSIEGVLSTLREGVGGGKELFRLDEAARSELVETAWSEARRMNQLVENLLGMTRLEAGALSLRREFIDVEELLGEVLRRTEDRFAEGRVRMELPEDLPPLRADFVLLAQALGNVLDNAVKYGGDASPPEVRVSLREEELEIVVADRGRGIPEAELERVFEKFHRLAFPGGPGGTGLGLSISRGIVEAHGGTIQARCRSGGGTEVVIRLPVDEERPEEKKEPQEEERRRT, translated from the coding sequence GTGGAAGACGTAAAGATCCCCCGAGCGCTCCAGGGCTGGATGGCGGCGTTCTCCGAGGGAGGCTCCCGTTCCGCCGATGCCGCCGCAAAACGGCGCGCCTACGGGACGAGTCTCCTGCTGGTGGTGGCGGTCACGCTCCTGGGAATTCCCGTCCGCTGGTTCATCGCCCCCACGAACCTGGTCATGCTCTATCTGGCGGTGGTGGTGTGGTCGGCACTTTTTCTCGGAAGGGGGCCGTCCGTCCTCGCGTCGGTGCTCAGCGTGCTCGCCTTCGATTTCTTCATGGTTCCTCCCTTCTATACCTTCGTTGTGAACGACTCGGAATACATCATCACCTTCGCGGGACTGCTCTCGGTGGGTCTGGTGATCAGCAGCCTCACCTCCCGGGTTCGGGAACAGGCGAGGGCGGCCCTGGCCCGGGAACGGCAGGCCCAGGCACTCTTCGAGCTGAGCCGCGATCTCTCCGCCGCGGGGGACGCGGCGGCTGCGGAAAGGGCCGTTCTGGCTCATGTCCGGGCCGTTTTCGGCGTGTCTGCGGTGCTCTCCTTCGGGAACGGCGCATCGCCTTCGCCCGGAGGGAATGCCGAAACGACCGGAGCCGCGCCGCAGGAAAGGGCGGAGGGCGGGACGATTCTCTCCGTTCCTCTCGGCGAGCCGGGGACCTTGCGGGGAATTCTCGCGGTGTGCCAGGATCCGGAGCACCCCTTCGACCCGGCCAGACGTCGCCTGCTTGAGGCGTTCGCCATTCAGGCGGACATGGCCCTGGAGCGGATTCGCCTCTCCGGCGACGCCAGGGATCTGGAACTGCTGCGGGCGAGGGAGAAGATGCAGAGTGCCCTGCTCAGCTCCATCTCCCATGAGCTGCGCACACCCCTCTCCTCCATCGAGGGAGTGCTGAGCACGCTCAGAGAGGGAGTGGGCGGGGGAAAGGAACTCTTCCGCCTCGACGAGGCCGCCCGGAGTGAGTTGGTGGAGACCGCCTGGTCCGAGGCGCGGCGCATGAATCAGCTCGTGGAGAATCTCCTCGGCATGACGCGCCTGGAGGCGGGGGCTCTTTCGCTCCGGAGGGAATTCATCGACGTGGAGGAATTGTTGGGCGAGGTGCTGCGCCGCACCGAGGACCGCTTTGCGGAGGGACGGGTCCGCATGGAGCTTCCCGAGGACCTGCCGCCCCTGCGGGCGGATTTCGTCCTGCTCGCCCAGGCGCTGGGAAACGTGCTGGACAATGCGGTGAAGTACGGCGGCGATGCCTCGCCTCCGGAGGTGCGCGTCTCCCTGCGGGAGGAGGAGCTGGAGATCGTCGTGGCCGACCGCGGACGGGGGATCCCCGAGGCGGAGTTGGAGCGCGTCTTCGAAAAATTCCACCGCCTCGCCTTTCCCGGAGGGCCTGGAGGCACCGGGCTCGGGCTTTCCATCAGCAGAGGGATCGTGGAAGCCCATGGCGGAACGATCCAGGCGCGTTGCCGCTCCGGAGGAGGAACGGAAGTGGTGATTCGTCTTCCCGTGGACGAGGAACGTCCTGAAGAGAAAAAAGAGCCGCAGGAGGAGGAGCGCCGAAGGACATGA
- a CDS encoding TRAP transporter small permease, whose product MIRTLWTHFEEIAGSIILAVMTTVAFLNVVTRYFIKYSFSFTEEIEVNLFVWLVLLGTSLAFRKGAHLSMNFFYDRFPPAVRKIFFLATTGICVAFFAVLAHLGRLEVLDELALSVTTESLGIPVVVYTAAVPVLSLLVIVRILQQSAAALRAGDI is encoded by the coding sequence ATGATCCGCACGCTCTGGACGCATTTCGAGGAAATCGCGGGCTCCATCATTCTCGCCGTCATGACCACCGTGGCCTTTCTCAACGTGGTCACGCGGTATTTCATCAAATACTCCTTCTCCTTCACCGAGGAGATCGAGGTGAATCTCTTCGTCTGGCTCGTGCTCCTCGGCACCTCTCTGGCCTTCCGCAAGGGAGCGCACCTGAGCATGAACTTCTTCTACGACCGCTTTCCCCCCGCGGTCCGAAAGATCTTCTTTCTCGCCACCACCGGAATCTGCGTGGCGTTTTTCGCCGTTTTGGCCCATCTGGGGCGGCTCGAGGTGCTGGACGAACTGGCCCTGTCGGTGACCACCGAATCCCTGGGCATTCCCGTGGTGGTCTACACTGCGGCGGTGCCCGTCCTGTCGCTCCTCGTCATCGTGCGCATTCTCCAGCAGAGCGCCGCCGCCCTCCGGGCAGGCGACATCTAG
- a CDS encoding YerC/YecD family TrpR-related protein, with product MSVKWKDSSTDRLCEAILCLKTQDEMYRFLEDVGTIGELKALAQRLEVARLLHEGLNYGEISRMSGASSVTISRTKKALDYGTDGLLRVLERLKARKEDAREVEQA from the coding sequence ATGTCGGTGAAATGGAAGGACAGCTCCACGGATCGTCTCTGCGAGGCGATTCTCTGCCTCAAGACGCAGGACGAAATGTACCGCTTTCTCGAGGATGTGGGCACCATCGGCGAGTTGAAGGCGTTGGCCCAGCGGCTCGAGGTGGCCCGCCTCCTTCACGAGGGGCTCAACTACGGGGAGATCTCCCGGATGTCCGGCGCCAGCTCGGTGACCATCAGCAGGACCAAAAAGGCTCTCGACTACGGGACGGATGGCCTGCTCCGCGTGCTGGAAAGGCTGAAAGCCCGAAAGGAAGACGCCCGGGAGGTCGAGCAGGCGTAG